A part of Ursus arctos isolate Adak ecotype North America chromosome X, UrsArc2.0, whole genome shotgun sequence genomic DNA contains:
- the LOC130542749 gene encoding melanoma-associated antigen 4-like, translating into MASVQLVTRNLRGDSSQTPLSASLLGKCGVGARLVVRRTSSNPACPSPATAWGQPHHGSSSPDEEGSSGWEEPEEAQPLLQDTLQGKAADLVAFLVLKYLTQQRTSQAEMLEVVGNDYQDAFPVIFGQASECMRLVFGVDVKEVDPSDHSYVLVTVLGLTCGGLPSGEQGMPKTGLLVVLLGVIVLEGDCAPEEKVWEVLGVMGVYASREHVIYGEPRELLTNVWVQEGYVEYRQVPGSDPARYEFLWGPRAYVETSKFQVLEYLLRVSRGQQPSSLALCEESVSDEEEGA; encoded by the exons ATGGCTTCTGTGCAGCTGGTCACCAGGAACCTGCGTGGTGACAGTAGCCAGactccactctctgcctccctgttaGGGAAGTGTGGGGTGGGTGCGAGACTGGTTGTGAGGCGGACAAGCTCCAACCCCGCCTGCCCGAGTCCAG CCACTGCATGGGGCCAGCCCCACCATGGCTCCAGCAGCCCAGATGAGGAGGGGTCGAGCGGCTGGGAGGAGCCCGAGgaagcccagcccctgctccaggaCACACTCCAGGGGAAGGCTGCTGACCTGGTGGCGTTCCTGGTGCTCAAGTATCTCACCCAGCAGCGCACCAGCCAGGCAGAGATGCTGGAGGTGGTCGGCAACGACTACCAGGACGCCTTCCCCGTGATCTTCGGCCAAGCGTCCGAGTGCATGCGGCTGGTCTTTGGCGTGGATGTGAAGGAGGTGGACCCCAGCGACCACTCCTACGTCCTGGTCACCGTCCTGGGCCTCACCTGCGGTGGGTTGCCGAGTGGTGAGCAGGGCATGCCCAAGACCGGCCTCCTGGTGGTGCTCTTGGGGGTGATCGTCCTGGAGGGCGACTGTGCCCCGGAGGAGAAGGTGTGGGAAGTGCTGGGGGTCATGGGGGTGTACGCCAGCAGGGAGCACGTCATCTACGGGGAGCCCAGGGAGCTCCTCACCAATGTCTGGGTGCAGGAAGGGTACGTGGAGTACCGGCAGGTGCCCGGCAGCGACCCTGCCCGCTACGAGTTCCTGTGGGGTCCCAGGGCCTATGTTGAAACCAGCAAGTTCCAAGTGCTGGAGTATTTGCTGCGGGTCAGTCGCGGGCAGCAGCCTTCGTCCCTGGCCCTGTGTGAAGAGTCTGTGAGCGATGAGGAAGAGGGGGCCTGA